A window of Kocuria sp. TGY1127_2 genomic DNA:
ACGATATAGCCGATCGCATTGCCGAGACCGGCGATGGCCACCACGTTGGCCACGACATTCTCGTCCATCCCGACGCCGTCCAGGTATGTGGGCAACAGACCTTGAATCGGCCACGTGTACATGAATGAGGCAAAGATCGTCACCATGATCGCGACGCCAGTTACCCAACGCCGGGGATCGAACTGGACGATGAATGCGATGAATATGACACCACAAACTATCGCAAACGTTGTGATCAGCCAGGTGGGGACCCCGGACACCGCAAAAATCACCAGTAACGCCACGGAGGCGAGGACAGCACCCAGGATATTCAACACACGTCGACGACCTCCGAACAGGACACTGAACGCATCGGGTTCCCTCGCAGACTTTGACCGAGCGGCCTTGGCTGCCTTCCAATCGTCCGCCTCGGGCAACCTGCGCCGCATGTAGAGCGCCAGGAAGATCGGGACGATTCCGGTCAGGAACAGTGCCCGCCATCCCCATCCGGGATGCCAGGATTCGACCCAGGGCATCAGGAACTTGTCCACTTGGGCCGCGAGGATGACGCCAAAGGCATAGCCCGAGAGCAGGAACCCCGAGGCCTTGTTCCGCATGTGCCGCGGCCACGACTCGATAACGTAGGTCGCAGAGGAAGAATACTCACCTGCCATGGCGAAGCCGACCGCAAGGCGAGCAGCGAAGAGGAATGCAAAGTTGGGGGCGAAAGCCATTCCTATCGAGGCGATGGCGAACAACATCATCGACGCGACCATCGCCGGTTTTCGGCCGAATCTGTCCCCGACTGCGCCGAGAATCAAACCTCCGATCCACCGGGAGATGAAGGCCGCAGAGATCAGGGAGGCGCCTTGGACGAGGCTCAGGTCGAACGCCGCGATGATCATGGGGAGGGCAAACGAGATCAGAACGAAGTCGTAACCATCCAGGAGCACACCCAGCCAGGCGGCGAAGAAGGCCTTCCATTTCTCTTTGCTGAGGTACTGCCACCAGTGCCGTCCGGTGTCATCGGTATTTCTGTCGCGCGTTTCGAGGCGTCCCTCTGTCATACGAATCTCCGTTGATTTCACCGTCCTGCCTTCGAGACAGCCGACGTCCGACATCAGATGTTATGAAGCTAACATAAACTTCACTCGTGTGACACAGCCCATCTCGGCGGCGTTGACGACATCAGACGTCCGATGTACGGTCAGCGCAAGCGAACTGCCACGGTTCGCGGTACTCATCGACCGCAGACCGGGTACCCGAGACCGGCGCAGCCGGACGAGAGGACAAGATGCACACTGACGATGTCGCACCCCAAACCCGATTCGATTCCCGTGACAGTTCCAGCGGCCCGGAGATCGATGCACAGTCTCTGACCCTGGCGGCACAGGACTCAGCAGGGACTCTGCTCGTGGACATTGCTACGACCGTCGACGGCCCTGTACTTGCAGTCAACGGCGAGCACGGGTCCATAACCCTTGAGGTCACGGGAGGGCGACTCAATGGGTGGATCACGCACAAGGATCAGACACGTCAGCTGGACGCCGAGGACACGGTCGGTATCGACGACGGACGCACACACAGCATCGCGCTGACGGTGGATGCGACCGGAACCCATGTGTTCGCAGACGGTTACGAGGCCTTCTCCTCGACAACAAAGGTTTGGTTCCAAGAGCTCGGCCTCAACGCCCTTGCGGTCGACCCGCAGGGCATGATGTCACCCTCACGTCTCGCGATCTGGGACGCGCCGCTGCCTGCGAATGCGCTGGTCGCCCAATCCGTCGCGCAGCGGCCATTGATCGAGTTCGCCGCCGCAGAGCTATCGTCACGCGATGCAGGACGCCTCAGTCTTCTGGCGGAAGGCGCGATTCGTGCCCGGTGCCGCACGCGAGGCGAAGGTCAAGGCGGCGTGATCCTCCAGGCCGGCGGAACCTCCGGAAAACTCACTCTCGCTGTCGAGAACGGAGATATTACCTATTCTGTGATTGCCGGAGGCCAGCAGCTGGCCGGGATCCGGGCGCCAGGGCGATGGGATGATGGCAACTGGCATGACATCATCTTGGTCAGTGGTCGCGGCGCGCTAGACCTCTACGTCGACGGGTACCAGGTATTGCACGTCGCTGGCACCGCATTTTTCCAGGACATCGGGCAGATCGAACGGGTTGTGGCCGGCGCGGATCTCGACGGTACCCGACTTTTCGGGGAAGCCCAGACCGCAGCAATCTACGATGCCGTACTGTCGGATCACCAGGTCAAAAGACTTGCCTCCGCGGAACCTGTGGAGACGCGAGCCCTGTTCGACACCGGCTTGGCCGGATCACGCAGCTATCGCATCCCCGCTTTGCTGACACTGGAGTCCGGAGTGATCATCGCCGGGGCGGATCAACGCGTCAGCATCCCCAACGACAGTCCCAACGACATCAACTTCGTCATCCGACGCAGCCTCGACGGGGGCGAGTCCTGGGAGCCCGTGCGCACGATTCTCCACTACCCTGGCAGCGGCCGGTCGGGGGCATCGGTGATCGACTCGGTGATTGTCCAGGACAGGGACAGTGGCCGGGTCATTGTTCTCATCGACCAGTTCCCAGGCGGCTACGGCCAGCCCAACGCCCAGGTGGGGACAGGATATGACGATCAAGGGCGAATGATCCTCACCGACCGAGACGGTGCGATCTATCTGCGTGAGAAGGACGGCTCCGTGGTCACGGACGAGGGCAAGCAGAGCGCCTATCACGTGGCCGATGACGGTGCGGTGACCCGCAACGGCAAACCCGCCGGCAATATACACCTCGCTGCCAGTGACGACGCGAACGAGTCGCTTCTCAGTGCCCGCACGGCTTATTTCCAGATGGTTTGGAGCGACGACGACGGCGAGACATGGAGCGACCCCCGCGACATCACTCCCCAGGTGAAGGAGCCCTGGATGAGATTCTTCGGAACCTCACCGGGCAATGGCATCCAGCTGGCCCGCGGAGAACATCAGGGTCGCCTGCTGATGCCCGTCTATTACAACCATGAGGAGGGTCGTACGTTCTCCTGTGCCGCGGTCTACAGCGACGACGGCGGTACCACGTGGCGGCGCGGCGCCTCCCCCAACGACGGTCGTCTCCTGGACGGAGAGGACCTCTCCTCTCGCGATCTCGCCGACGACAGAGGCTCCTTGCACGAGTCCACGATCGTAGAGGGTACAGACGGTGCGGTGCATGCTTACATGCGCAATCAGCATCCTGCCGGTCTCGTTGCCCACTCGGTCAGCAAGGACGGTGGGGAAAGTTGGGGCGAGGTCAGCTTCGTCCCCCAAATTCCTGAGATCTTCTCACAACCGAACGCGATCCGAGTCAGCCTCGAGGACGGGCGCGAGGCGACAGTCTTCGCCAATGCTTCTCAAATGCTGCCGTTCCGTGGACGAGGGGTACTACGGATGTCCTTCGACGACGGTCGGACCTGGCCGCACAATCGCGTGCTCAACCCACGTCATCACGTCTACCAGTCAATGGCGCAGCTTCCCGACGGACGCCTCGCCGTGCTTTGGGAAAGGGAATGGCAAGGCTTGTTTCTTTCCATCATTCCCCTCTCGTGGCTCCTCGAGTCACGGAGTACGGAAACGGCCGCGTCTGCCTCGGACTGAGGCAGGCAAAATAAGCACTCGCCTCCCAACGGGCTCACCCGGACCCATGGGGCATCCGGGTTATTGCCCTAGCGGCTTTTCTCCCCGCGCACGATCCGGGTAATGCGACCCACCATGTCGAGTCTTTCCTCGACGGTCGCATCACCGGGGGCCTGAATCTTGGCTCCTGCATAGCTGAGGTCACGTCCCGCCGCCAGGAGGCAGCGTCTTACTTCTCCGGAGTCCAGGAGGGAGGTGGGCTCGTCCTCGGCCAGCGGGAGATGCGCGTCAGCCCAGGCATCTCCGTACTGATTCGCGGACGGGCCGGCGCCCGAAAACATGATTCCCTCGAGCAACCCGGCCTCGACGAGCGCGCGGATCTGGTTGAGCGCCCGGTCAGGGTCACGCGCCTCGATGACCGAACGCCCCCAATTGATCGTCATACCGACTCCCGCCTCCAGCGCGAGGGGCATTTCCTCTTCCAGAGACAAGAAACGTTTCTCCCCCGCGATCTCGGGGCTGTATGCGTCACAATGCTCCACAATGACTCGTGTAGACCACGAGCCAGCGGCAGGCGGGCTCGAGAGGATCTCCTCGAGCGAACGAGCGAACATTTCCGGGGCGGCTAGTTTCGAGGGAGCCGTGTGGATATGGAGGGCACCAACGGATTGTTCACCCGTGAGTTGGTTCAGTTCTTCCGCGGCACAACGAGCACGTCGGAAATGCTCCAGTGCTGCCCGCCGGCCGTCCGGATCCGGCGAGGCGAGCCCAAACACGGCGCAGGTGCCCACGTTGATCATGGTGCCGGGAATCAAAGTCAGAACCGACCGAGTGAAGCGACCGTGCATTTGATCGGCGAGCCACTGTGGATCATCAACAAGCTTGTCGCGGAAAGGTATCTCCAGTCCATCGGCGAGTTTCCGACCAGCAAGGCCTGCGTAGAACGCCTCCTGCTCTCGCGGCGAAGCAGGAAGGCATGCGTAGGCACCGACAAGAACGGCAGGCCGAGACGTGCGCCCATTCGCCGGAGGCCCAGAAGAAGGCCGTGTGGCGTCTTGTCGCCGTCTCGGAGATGCATCTCGAGTGCGGTTGGCGGGTTGTTCGACCATCATGCCGTCTTGGCATCGAGCGCACGCTCGATCGGATCATAATGGGAGACGATCGCGGCACGAAAAGCCTCGACGTCGCCGTCCTGGGCGGCTTCGAGCATCAATCCATGTGCCCGAGCCGTCTGCTCCAGATCCGCCGCCACAGACAGACCCAGCTTGGGGACCACCGATGTGTGCACGTCCCAGAAGGCCGTCACCAGCTGTCCGACGAGTGGGTTTTCAA
This region includes:
- a CDS encoding sialidase family protein, with the translated sequence MHTDDVAPQTRFDSRDSSSGPEIDAQSLTLAAQDSAGTLLVDIATTVDGPVLAVNGEHGSITLEVTGGRLNGWITHKDQTRQLDAEDTVGIDDGRTHSIALTVDATGTHVFADGYEAFSSTTKVWFQELGLNALAVDPQGMMSPSRLAIWDAPLPANALVAQSVAQRPLIEFAAAELSSRDAGRLSLLAEGAIRARCRTRGEGQGGVILQAGGTSGKLTLAVENGDITYSVIAGGQQLAGIRAPGRWDDGNWHDIILVSGRGALDLYVDGYQVLHVAGTAFFQDIGQIERVVAGADLDGTRLFGEAQTAAIYDAVLSDHQVKRLASAEPVETRALFDTGLAGSRSYRIPALLTLESGVIIAGADQRVSIPNDSPNDINFVIRRSLDGGESWEPVRTILHYPGSGRSGASVIDSVIVQDRDSGRVIVLIDQFPGGYGQPNAQVGTGYDDQGRMILTDRDGAIYLREKDGSVVTDEGKQSAYHVADDGAVTRNGKPAGNIHLAASDDANESLLSARTAYFQMVWSDDDGETWSDPRDITPQVKEPWMRFFGTSPGNGIQLARGEHQGRLLMPVYYNHEEGRTFSCAAVYSDDGGTTWRRGASPNDGRLLDGEDLSSRDLADDRGSLHESTIVEGTDGAVHAYMRNQHPAGLVAHSVSKDGGESWGEVSFVPQIPEIFSQPNAIRVSLEDGREATVFANASQMLPFRGRGVLRMSFDDGRTWPHNRVLNPRHHVYQSMAQLPDGRLAVLWEREWQGLFLSIIPLSWLLESRSTETAASASD
- a CDS encoding sialate:H+ symport family MFS transporter, giving the protein MTEGRLETRDRNTDDTGRHWWQYLSKEKWKAFFAAWLGVLLDGYDFVLISFALPMIIAAFDLSLVQGASLISAAFISRWIGGLILGAVGDRFGRKPAMVASMMLFAIASIGMAFAPNFAFLFAARLAVGFAMAGEYSSSATYVIESWPRHMRNKASGFLLSGYAFGVILAAQVDKFLMPWVESWHPGWGWRALFLTGIVPIFLALYMRRRLPEADDWKAAKAARSKSAREPDAFSVLFGGRRRVLNILGAVLASVALLVIFAVSGVPTWLITTFAIVCGVIFIAFIVQFDPRRWVTGVAIMVTIFASFMYTWPIQGLLPTYLDGVGMDENVVANVVAIAGLGNAIGYIVAGFAGDRFGMRRWYAISLIISQVIVFPLFMQGGEFVFLVGTLLFFNQMFGQGISGLLPKWVTSYFPVEQRAAGLGFAYNVGALGGAVGPLVGASLASRFGLGSALAVLSVGFALIVILSIALNLPRKLQQLVNADAVRPEDGDDEVVAQA
- a CDS encoding DUF4862 family protein translates to MMVEQPANRTRDASPRRRQDATRPSSGPPANGRTSRPAVLVGAYACLPASPREQEAFYAGLAGRKLADGLEIPFRDKLVDDPQWLADQMHGRFTRSVLTLIPGTMINVGTCAVFGLASPDPDGRRAALEHFRRARCAAEELNQLTGEQSVGALHIHTAPSKLAAPEMFARSLEEILSSPPAAGSWSTRVIVEHCDAYSPEIAGEKRFLSLEEEMPLALEAGVGMTINWGRSVIEARDPDRALNQIRALVEAGLLEGIMFSGAGPSANQYGDAWADAHLPLAEDEPTSLLDSGEVRRCLLAAGRDLSYAGAKIQAPGDATVEERLDMVGRITRIVRGEKSR